The Pirellulales bacterium genome segment GTTTCGTCGGTGTGGCGTGTGCCCAACTTGGATTGCCGCATTTTCTCGACAACCGCAGCCGACCGTCGTTTACCGCGCAGGGCAGCGGAGATCTTTGCGCGTCGTGCTGGATCTCGCGATTTTAGAACGCCTGCTGCTCGGGCTTTCTTGCCGGCTGTGCCCAGGAAGCTCAGCGAGCGTACGGCCCGCGTTCCATCAGTGTCACCCGAGACGCCAAGCAGCCGTTTCCAATTTCGCACGGTGCAGGGCGCAATGCCCCACCAGTGGCACACCGCTGGGCCCGACTCGCGGCTAAGAGCCCGAGCTAGCCCCTTGTAGAGCACCAGCGACTTAGCACCATTGGCTTTGCCGATGGGCCAGGGAATGCGGCCTCCGCTCAAGCCCACGATCCGGACCTGGCCGCGTGCTGCGTCGGTGACGCGGGCGCCGTAGCGGAATTCGGGCGTCTCGTAGCGACCGAAGCGGAGGCGAAAGCGTTCTTGGGTGAGCATCATCGGCGCCTTTCGCCGCTTCGGCCTGCGCTAAACCGTAACGGCGTGAGCTGTGGAAGTTGCTGATGGAGCCTTTTCATCAGCGTTGGCGCGCGTAGTTTCTCGGTGCCGTGTTTCTGATTAGCTTTTGTACGCGCCAACCAAGGTAACTCAATACGCTCCTTCCCTGTCTTTTTTGAAACGAAAGCCAGTTAAAAGCATTTCGT includes the following:
- a CDS encoding NUMOD3 domain-containing DNA-binding protein, giving the protein MLTQERFRLRFGRYETPEFRYGARVTDAARGQVRIVGLSGGRIPWPIGKANGAKSLVLYKGLARALSRESGPAVCHWWGIAPCTVRNWKRLLGVSGDTDGTRAVRSLSFLGTAGKKARAAGVLKSRDPARRAKISAALRGKRRSAAVVEKMRQSKLGTRHTDETRRKMSEAHRRRGTRPPKAGRPWSAAEDALLSALPSAEAARKTKRTVNAVKQRRWKLRQKASA